The Miscanthus floridulus cultivar M001 chromosome 17, ASM1932011v1, whole genome shotgun sequence genome has a window encoding:
- the LOC136516573 gene encoding probable magnesium transporter NIPA3 isoform X1, whose product MITMIVGEIANFVAYAFAPAVLVTPLGALSIIVSAVLAHFILNERLHALGVLGCVMCIAGSVVIVIHAPQEQEITSVREIWNMATQPAFLLYVASVIVIVFVLLFYFSPLYGQSNVLIYTAICSLMGSLSVMSVKALGTSLKLTFKGTNQLIYPETWFFMLVVATCVLTQMNYLNKCFFSVGTSALDTFNTAIVSPIYYVMFTTLTILASVIMFKDWSDQSPGSIISEICGLVVVLSGTILLHVTKDYERIPQSRSVYAPLSPSLTTRLNGELLKHVEDERTSDEQKALRRQEMY is encoded by the exons ATGATCACTA tGATTGTAGGTGAGATTGCCAATTTCGTGGCATATGCTTTCGCCCCGGCTGTGCTGGTTACTCCCCTTGGAGCGCTCAGCATAATTGTTAG TGCAGTGCTGGCTCATTTCATTCTGAATGAGAGGCTGCATGCCCTCGGGGTGCTCGGCTGCGTGATGTGCATTGCAGGGTCTGTAGTCATCGTTATCCACGCTCCACAGGAGCAGGAGATTACTTCAGTTAGGGAAATATGGAACATGGCGACACAACCTG CTTTCTTGCTATATGTTGCGTCAGTTATTGTGATTGTTTTTGTCCTGTTGTTCTATTTCTCCCCTCTCTATGGGCAGTCCAATGTGTTGATCTACACTGCCATTTGCTCTTTGATGGGCTCTCTCTCG GTTATGAGTGTTAAGGCTCTTGGTACATCCTTAAAGCTCACTTTCAAGGGAACAAACCAATTAATATATCCAGAGACTTGGTTCTTTATGCTTGTTGTGGCTACTTGTGTGCTGACTCAGATGAATTATCTGAACAAG TGCTTTTTTTCTGTAGGCACTTCCGCACTTGACACGTTCAATACGGCAATTGTATCTCCAATATATTATGTAATGTTCACAACTCTTACAATACTTGCCAGCGTCATAATGTTCAAG GATTGGTCTGATCAAAGCCCTGGAAGCATCATTTCTGAAATTTGTGGTTTGGTTGTGGTGTTGTCCGGTACCATTTTGTTGCATGTGACGAAGGATTATGAAAGGATCCCGCAATCAAGAA GTGTTTATGCACCATTATCTCCCTCCTTGACAACTAGATTAAATGGAGAATTGTTGAAGCACGTCGAGGATGAGAGGACTTCGGATGAACAAAAAGCATTGAGAAGACAAGAGATGTACTAG
- the LOC136516573 gene encoding probable magnesium transporter NIPA3 isoform X2: protein MITMIVGEIANFVAYAFAPAVLVTPLGALSIIVSAVLAHFILNERLHALGVLGCVMCIAGSVVIVIHAPQEQEITSVREIWNMATQPAFLLYVASVIVIVFVLLFYFSPLYGQSNVLIYTAICSLMGSLSMNYLNKALDTFNTAIVSPIYYVMFTTLTILASVIMFKDWSDQSPGSIISEICGLVVVLSGTILLHVTKDYERIPQSRSVYAPLSPSLTTRLNGELLKHVEDERTSDEQKALRRQEMY, encoded by the exons ATGATCACTA tGATTGTAGGTGAGATTGCCAATTTCGTGGCATATGCTTTCGCCCCGGCTGTGCTGGTTACTCCCCTTGGAGCGCTCAGCATAATTGTTAG TGCAGTGCTGGCTCATTTCATTCTGAATGAGAGGCTGCATGCCCTCGGGGTGCTCGGCTGCGTGATGTGCATTGCAGGGTCTGTAGTCATCGTTATCCACGCTCCACAGGAGCAGGAGATTACTTCAGTTAGGGAAATATGGAACATGGCGACACAACCTG CTTTCTTGCTATATGTTGCGTCAGTTATTGTGATTGTTTTTGTCCTGTTGTTCTATTTCTCCCCTCTCTATGGGCAGTCCAATGTGTTGATCTACACTGCCATTTGCTCTTTGATGGGCTCTCTCTCG ATGAATTATCTGAACAAG GCACTTGACACGTTCAATACGGCAATTGTATCTCCAATATATTATGTAATGTTCACAACTCTTACAATACTTGCCAGCGTCATAATGTTCAAG GATTGGTCTGATCAAAGCCCTGGAAGCATCATTTCTGAAATTTGTGGTTTGGTTGTGGTGTTGTCCGGTACCATTTTGTTGCATGTGACGAAGGATTATGAAAGGATCCCGCAATCAAGAA GTGTTTATGCACCATTATCTCCCTCCTTGACAACTAGATTAAATGGAGAATTGTTGAAGCACGTCGAGGATGAGAGGACTTCGGATGAACAAAAAGCATTGAGAAGACAAGAGATGTACTAG
- the LOC136516573 gene encoding probable magnesium transporter NIPA4 isoform X3, whose translation MCIAGSVVIVIHAPQEQEITSVREIWNMATQPAFLLYVASVIVIVFVLLFYFSPLYGQSNVLIYTAICSLMGSLSVMSVKALGTSLKLTFKGTNQLIYPETWFFMLVVATCVLTQMNYLNKCFFSVGTSALDTFNTAIVSPIYYVMFTTLTILASVIMFKDWSDQSPGSIISEICGLVVVLSGTILLHVTKDYERIPQSRSVYAPLSPSLTTRLNGELLKHVEDERTSDEQKALRRQEMY comes from the exons ATGTGCATTGCAGGGTCTGTAGTCATCGTTATCCACGCTCCACAGGAGCAGGAGATTACTTCAGTTAGGGAAATATGGAACATGGCGACACAACCTG CTTTCTTGCTATATGTTGCGTCAGTTATTGTGATTGTTTTTGTCCTGTTGTTCTATTTCTCCCCTCTCTATGGGCAGTCCAATGTGTTGATCTACACTGCCATTTGCTCTTTGATGGGCTCTCTCTCG GTTATGAGTGTTAAGGCTCTTGGTACATCCTTAAAGCTCACTTTCAAGGGAACAAACCAATTAATATATCCAGAGACTTGGTTCTTTATGCTTGTTGTGGCTACTTGTGTGCTGACTCAGATGAATTATCTGAACAAG TGCTTTTTTTCTGTAGGCACTTCCGCACTTGACACGTTCAATACGGCAATTGTATCTCCAATATATTATGTAATGTTCACAACTCTTACAATACTTGCCAGCGTCATAATGTTCAAG GATTGGTCTGATCAAAGCCCTGGAAGCATCATTTCTGAAATTTGTGGTTTGGTTGTGGTGTTGTCCGGTACCATTTTGTTGCATGTGACGAAGGATTATGAAAGGATCCCGCAATCAAGAA GTGTTTATGCACCATTATCTCCCTCCTTGACAACTAGATTAAATGGAGAATTGTTGAAGCACGTCGAGGATGAGAGGACTTCGGATGAACAAAAAGCATTGAGAAGACAAGAGATGTACTAG